In Nitrosarchaeum koreense MY1, one genomic interval encodes:
- a CDS encoding class I SAM-dependent methyltransferase produces the protein MVNENTWIEFIRNQELSSIRKNLSDVSIKKILEIGGKDGYLARILTDWGFDVISIDINPSSTYFDVKKMNATELEFKPETFDLVFSSHVIAHIKDKNLLFKEINRVLKSDGLAIHIVPSNWWSVITNFWHYVLLPKILYKKITSKSNSKENLKNDDKDGLNHKKIRLKNLLFLHPLGTERSFIIEIFKFSKKYWAKIFASYGYVVHNESNGPLVYSGYSIFKNHGYKIRKYFAHIFPSSYIFIIKKQNKQSL, from the coding sequence ATGGTTAATGAAAATACATGGATTGAATTTATTCGAAATCAGGAACTGTCATCTATTAGAAAAAACCTATCAGATGTTAGTATAAAAAAAATTTTAGAAATTGGAGGAAAAGACGGATATCTTGCAAGAATTTTAACAGATTGGGGTTTTGATGTAATTTCAATTGATATCAATCCGTCTTCAACATATTTTGATGTAAAAAAAATGAATGCAACAGAGTTAGAATTCAAGCCAGAAACATTTGATTTAGTTTTTTCTTCACATGTAATTGCTCATATAAAAGATAAAAATTTACTATTCAAGGAAATCAACAGAGTTCTAAAATCAGACGGTTTAGCCATACACATTGTTCCATCAAATTGGTGGTCAGTAATTACTAATTTTTGGCATTATGTACTATTACCAAAAATACTATACAAAAAAATTACAAGTAAATCAAATTCAAAAGAAAATTTAAAAAATGACGATAAAGATGGATTAAATCATAAAAAAATTAGATTAAAAAACTTGTTATTTCTACATCCGTTAGGAACAGAAAGATCTTTTATTATTGAAATTTTCAAGTTTTCAAAAAAATATTGGGCAAAAATATTTGCTTCTTATGGATATGTAGTTCACAATGAATCAAACGGTCCGTTAGTTTATTCTGGATATAGCATATTTAAAAATCATGGTTATAAGATTAGAAAATATTTTGCACATATTTTTCCAAGTTCATATATTTTCATAATAAAAAAACAGAATAAACAAAGTTTATAA